One genomic window of Pseudoxanthomonas sp. includes the following:
- a CDS encoding dipeptidase, which translates to MKRRALSLSLALLLAAPAVAGAVEFTPQELARATALQKKLVTLDSHLDTPANFERADFDILAAHPGNLLSQVDYPRMVQGALDGGFWAVYTGQGDRSEKAHLDDRDDGLQRLSVIHQLLAAHPDTFEEATTPADAARIKAEGKRIVYISMENASPLVADPSLLSFYYKQGLRLMSTAHFLNNEFADSATDPKGPEWHGLSPAGKALVQQAQKLGIVIDQSHASDDVFDQLIAMSPVPILLSHSGARAVHDHPRNIDDARLKVLAAHGGVIQMNSYSGYLIDNGASPERKAAEGALMGKYGDWEHMKVADGAKLTADLKALDAKYPVRKATLDDFLAHFDHTLKLIGPEHVGIGMDWDGGGGVAGMEDVSDLPKITAWLLRKGYTEQQIADIWGGNVLRVMQQAQDWAASQAH; encoded by the coding sequence ATGAAACGTCGCGCTTTGAGTCTTTCGCTTGCGCTGCTGCTGGCCGCGCCGGCCGTTGCCGGTGCCGTCGAGTTCACCCCGCAGGAGCTGGCCCGCGCCACAGCCCTGCAGAAAAAACTGGTGACCCTGGATTCGCACCTGGACACGCCGGCCAATTTCGAACGTGCCGACTTCGACATCCTAGCCGCGCACCCGGGCAACCTGCTGTCGCAGGTGGACTACCCGCGGATGGTGCAGGGTGCGCTGGATGGCGGCTTCTGGGCCGTGTACACCGGCCAGGGCGACCGCAGCGAGAAGGCCCACCTGGACGATCGTGATGACGGCCTGCAGCGCCTGTCGGTGATCCATCAGCTGCTGGCCGCGCACCCCGACACGTTCGAGGAAGCCACGACCCCCGCCGATGCAGCGCGAATCAAGGCCGAAGGCAAGCGCATCGTCTACATCAGCATGGAGAACGCCAGCCCGCTGGTCGCCGATCCCTCGCTGCTGTCGTTCTATTACAAGCAGGGCCTGCGCCTGATGAGCACGGCGCACTTTCTCAACAACGAGTTTGCCGACTCGGCCACCGACCCCAAGGGTCCGGAATGGCACGGGCTGAGCCCGGCCGGCAAGGCGTTGGTGCAGCAGGCGCAGAAGCTCGGCATCGTCATCGACCAGTCGCATGCGTCCGATGACGTGTTCGACCAGTTGATCGCTATGTCGCCGGTGCCGATCCTGCTTTCGCACAGCGGCGCACGCGCCGTGCACGACCATCCGCGCAATATCGACGATGCCCGCTTGAAGGTGCTGGCCGCGCATGGCGGCGTGATCCAGATGAATTCCTATAGCGGCTACCTGATCGACAACGGTGCCAGCCCCGAGCGCAAGGCCGCCGAAGGCGCGCTGATGGGCAAGTACGGCGACTGGGAACACATGAAAGTCGCCGACGGCGCCAAGCTCACCGCCGACCTGAAGGCGCTCGATGCCAAGTACCCGGTCCGCAAGGCCACGCTGGATGATTTCCTGGCCCACTTCGACCACACGCTCAAGCTCATCGGCCCCGAGCATGTCGGCATTGGCATGGACTGGGATGGCGGCGGTGGCGTGGCCGGCATGGAGGATGTGTCGGACCTGCCCAAGATCACCGCCTGGCTGTTGCGCAAGGGTTATACCGAACAGCAGATCGCCGATATCTGGGGCGGCAACGTCCTGCGCGTGATGCAACAGGCCCAGGACTGGGCGGCCAGTCAGGCGCACTGA
- a CDS encoding class I SAM-dependent rRNA methyltransferase translates to MNMPNPAVRLKNAWRSSHPWIFQKLVDKPPQKPKPGTIVDVFGVDNAWVGRGFYNGHSRIAVRILETDPDVQVDQAWFNDKIAQAVSLRRDVLKLDDVSDAWRVVHSEGDGLSGLVVDRYGDLIVVEFFAAGMFRHREWVFEALRLQFPGCRFHVFAEEHVQKQESFDFHSTSGTEAEVITEYGVKFRADPAGAHKTGFFADQRENRQWLSQLAAGKTVLDLCCNTGGFAVYAAARGASEVVGVDIDEDVIAIAKGNARLNGVRPKFVQADIFPYLRDAAARGESYDMVILDPAKMTRDREQVIPALKKYLDMNKLALGVVKPGGLFATFSCTGLVAEHEFLDMLRRAAYFSGRTIQILKVSGAGPDHPFMAHVQESRYLKAVFCRVF, encoded by the coding sequence ATGAACATGCCCAACCCCGCCGTCCGCCTGAAGAACGCCTGGCGTTCCAGCCACCCTTGGATCTTCCAGAAACTGGTGGACAAGCCGCCGCAGAAGCCCAAGCCCGGCACCATCGTCGACGTGTTCGGCGTGGACAACGCCTGGGTGGGCCGCGGTTTCTACAACGGCCATTCGCGCATCGCCGTGCGCATCCTGGAAACCGATCCGGACGTGCAGGTGGACCAGGCCTGGTTCAACGACAAGATCGCCCAGGCGGTGTCGCTGCGCCGCGACGTGCTCAAGCTGGATGACGTGTCCGACGCCTGGCGCGTGGTCCACAGCGAAGGCGACGGCCTGTCTGGCCTGGTGGTGGATCGTTATGGCGACCTGATCGTGGTCGAGTTCTTCGCCGCCGGCATGTTCCGCCACCGCGAGTGGGTGTTCGAGGCGCTGCGCCTGCAGTTCCCGGGCTGCCGCTTCCATGTGTTCGCCGAAGAACACGTGCAGAAGCAGGAGAGCTTCGATTTCCACAGCACCTCGGGCACCGAGGCCGAAGTCATCACCGAATACGGCGTGAAGTTCCGCGCCGACCCGGCCGGCGCGCACAAGACCGGCTTCTTCGCCGACCAGCGCGAGAACCGCCAGTGGCTCAGCCAGCTGGCCGCCGGCAAGACCGTGCTGGACCTGTGCTGCAACACTGGCGGTTTCGCGGTGTACGCGGCCGCGCGCGGCGCCAGTGAAGTGGTCGGCGTGGATATCGACGAAGACGTGATCGCCATCGCCAAGGGCAATGCCAGGCTCAACGGCGTGCGGCCCAAGTTCGTCCAGGCCGACATCTTCCCGTACCTGCGCGATGCCGCTGCGCGTGGCGAAAGCTACGACATGGTGATCCTGGACCCGGCCAAGATGACCCGCGACCGCGAGCAGGTGATCCCGGCGCTGAAGAAGTACCTGGACATGAACAAGCTGGCGCTGGGCGTGGTCAAGCCCGGCGGCCTGTTCGCCACGTTCTCGTGCACCGGGTTGGTGGCCGAACATGAGTTCCTGGACATGCTGCGTCGCGCGGCCTACTTCTCCGGCCGCACCATCCAGATCCTGAAAGTCTCCGGCGCCGGCCCCGATCATCCGTTCATGGCCCACGTGCAGGAATCGCGCTACCTCAAAGCCGTGTTCTGCCGGGTGTTCTGA
- a CDS encoding XVIPCD domain-containing protein: protein MPLTKEAQALVDEFAKQPGVSADHAANLTHVINGSPALVSQINDAVKAGHLKHIVPLPVGTNAGGEYDGSAKEMRLPLSVLATPHAGTPFDAAEPTFVLGHELQHGFNNAATSKATQDFIDDAKKVAESKGATHDYTPVLGNLIAANRRDEAGAEVAGWNALVGMVQTGKPAATLEDVYTASPFRAADFIDRAGTPPNYTYTAKPNLSLDADLHLQPTAHNVEGMGKNYFDHSPAETGLGHNGNSDYANYYGSWGVGLIVQSERAYGDGKASLQMNLQQLHLSEDLMEQNGINLGRNTSAMPYQDTSTTPPTAHHFDHTASTFTHVPIVFQGAAAPDGSPTRLAPDQAGHPDHPLFKQIEAGVTAQGYARGEDASRMSHSLLVLAKEQGFHRVDHVMLGRGTSAGGGPNIFLVEGNLQDPGQRRASMDAGLAMQTPQADSLQRVDAINQARDPASTTQAQPTQEPQRVTL, encoded by the coding sequence ATGCCATTGACCAAGGAAGCCCAGGCGCTGGTGGATGAATTCGCCAAGCAGCCCGGCGTGAGCGCCGACCACGCCGCCAACCTCACCCATGTCATCAACGGTTCGCCTGCGCTGGTGAGCCAGATCAACGATGCCGTCAAGGCGGGGCACCTCAAGCACATCGTGCCGCTGCCGGTCGGCACCAACGCCGGCGGTGAGTACGACGGCAGCGCCAAGGAAATGCGCCTGCCGCTGTCGGTGCTGGCCACGCCGCACGCCGGCACGCCGTTCGACGCCGCCGAGCCGACCTTCGTGCTGGGCCATGAGCTGCAGCACGGCTTCAACAATGCCGCGACCAGCAAGGCCACCCAGGACTTCATCGATGACGCGAAGAAAGTCGCCGAAAGCAAGGGCGCGACGCATGACTACACGCCCGTGCTGGGGAACCTGATCGCCGCCAACCGCCGTGACGAAGCTGGCGCCGAAGTGGCCGGCTGGAATGCGCTGGTCGGCATGGTCCAGACCGGCAAGCCCGCCGCCACGCTGGAAGACGTCTACACCGCCAGTCCGTTCCGAGCGGCCGACTTCATCGATCGCGCCGGTACGCCGCCCAACTACACCTACACCGCCAAGCCCAACCTCAGCCTGGATGCGGACCTGCACCTGCAGCCAACCGCGCACAACGTGGAAGGCATGGGCAAGAACTACTTCGACCATTCCCCGGCTGAGACCGGACTGGGCCACAACGGCAACTCGGACTATGCGAACTATTACGGGTCGTGGGGCGTCGGCCTGATCGTGCAGTCCGAACGTGCCTACGGCGATGGCAAGGCTTCGCTGCAGATGAACCTGCAGCAGCTGCACCTGAGCGAAGACCTGATGGAACAGAACGGCATCAACCTGGGTCGCAACACCAGCGCCATGCCGTACCAGGACACCAGCACCACGCCACCGACCGCGCACCATTTCGACCACACCGCGAGTACCTTCACCCACGTACCGATCGTGTTCCAGGGCGCGGCCGCGCCCGATGGATCACCGACGCGCTTGGCACCGGACCAGGCGGGCCATCCGGACCACCCGTTGTTCAAGCAGATCGAAGCGGGCGTGACTGCACAGGGCTATGCGCGGGGCGAAGATGCCAGCCGCATGAGCCACAGCTTGCTGGTCCTGGCGAAGGAACAGGGCTTCCATCGTGTCGACCACGTGATGCTGGGGCGCGGCACCAGCGCCGGGGGCGGCCCGAACATCTTCCTGGTGGAAGGCAACCTGCAGGACCCCGGCCAGCGCCGGGCGTCGATGGATGCCGGCCTGGCCATGCAGACCCCGCAGGCCGATTCCCTGCAGCGGGTGGATGCGATCAACCAGGCCCGCGATCCCGCCTCCACCACGCAGGCGCAGCCCACGCAGGAGCCGCAGCGCGTCACGCTGTAG
- a CDS encoding integron integrase: MSYDELHTPIKDAQQVRPRPRMLEQVRARLRVKHYSLRTEQAYLGWIRRYIREHGMRHPAQLDGAHVETFLTRLATRDHVAASTQNQALSALLFLYREVLAIDLPWMENVVRAKAPRRLPVVLSQTQVRQLLGQLSGREALMAGLLYGAGLRLMECIRLRVKDVNLARNMLLVRDGKGGKDRVTVLPGTLRPVLERQLQDTRLLHARDLAVGLGRVHLPHALARKYPNAAQELAWQYVFPATRISEDPRDGVRKRHHIDEKVLQRAVRRAAIGLGLDQPVTPHTLRHCFATHLLETGADIRTVQELLGHKDVTTTQIYTHVLNRGVHGVLSPLDR; the protein is encoded by the coding sequence ATGTCATATGACGAGCTGCATACCCCGATAAAAGACGCGCAGCAGGTCCGGCCGAGGCCACGCATGCTGGAACAGGTCCGCGCGCGGTTGCGCGTCAAGCATTACAGCCTGCGCACCGAGCAGGCGTATCTGGGCTGGATTCGCCGGTATATCCGCGAACATGGCATGCGCCATCCTGCGCAGCTGGACGGGGCACATGTTGAGACTTTCCTGACCCGGCTGGCTACGCGCGACCATGTGGCAGCCAGCACCCAGAACCAGGCACTGTCGGCACTGCTGTTCCTGTACCGGGAAGTGCTGGCCATCGATCTGCCCTGGATGGAGAACGTCGTGCGGGCCAAGGCTCCAAGGCGGTTGCCGGTGGTGCTCTCGCAGACGCAGGTCCGCCAACTGCTGGGACAGCTGTCAGGTCGTGAGGCGTTGATGGCCGGGTTGCTCTATGGCGCCGGCCTGCGGCTGATGGAATGCATCCGCCTACGGGTAAAGGACGTGAATCTGGCGCGCAACATGCTGCTGGTGCGCGATGGCAAGGGCGGCAAGGACCGGGTGACGGTACTGCCGGGAACGCTACGGCCCGTGCTTGAACGGCAGTTGCAGGACACGCGCCTGCTCCATGCACGCGACCTGGCGGTGGGGCTTGGAAGGGTGCATCTGCCGCATGCGCTGGCGCGCAAATATCCCAACGCGGCACAGGAGCTGGCCTGGCAATACGTGTTCCCCGCCACGCGCATTTCAGAAGACCCGCGCGATGGGGTGCGCAAGCGACATCACATCGATGAAAAGGTGCTGCAGCGCGCAGTCCGTCGCGCAGCGATCGGCCTGGGCCTGGACCAGCCGGTCACGCCGCACACCCTGCGCCATTGCTTCGCCACGCACCTGTTGGAAACAGGTGCCGACATCCGCACCGTGCAGGAACTGCTCGGCCACAAGGACGTGACCACCACGCAGATCTACACGCACGTGTTGAACCGGGGCGTCCATGGCGTGCTCAGTCCATTGGACCGCTGA